A single window of Oncorhynchus keta strain PuntledgeMale-10-30-2019 chromosome 34, Oket_V2, whole genome shotgun sequence DNA harbors:
- the LOC118366596 gene encoding cytoplasmic protein NCK2-like — MTEEMTVVAKWDYTAQQDQELDIRKNDRLTLLDDSKTWWRVRNASNQTGYVPSNYVERKNSLVKKASLVKNLKDTLGLGKGRRKQSASDASPTPSTDAEYPSNGSGGGVAERVYDLNILAVVKFSYVAEREDELTLAKGSRVTVMEKCSDGWWRGSQGGRVGWFPSNYVLEDPAEGEGGRGGRDSPGRGREATITNGQAGGGGSRGGEGSGALQLVQTLYPFSSVTEEELNFEKGEVMEVVEKPENDPEWWRCRNTRGLVGLVPKNYVLVLNDTNGPPGLPALPLSHPGSPQIGHMAPACEGKFAGRDWYYGGVTRHQAELVLNERGQEGDFLIRDSESSPSDFSVSLKAPGKNKHFKVQCSEEVYCIGQRKFSSIDELVEHYKKAPIFTSEQGDKLYLVKPLPEPQLSSTC, encoded by the exons ATGACGGAGGAGATGACAGTTGTAGCCAAGTGGGACTACACGGCCCAGCAGGACCAGGAACTTGACATCCGGAAGAATGATCGGCTTACTCTGCTGGACGACAGCAAGACTTGGTGGAGGGTGAGGAACGCCTCAAACCAGACCGGCTACGTCCCCTCCAACTACGTAGAGCGCAAGAACAGCCTGGTGAAGAAGGCCTCTCTGGTCAAGAACCTCAAAGACACACTGG gactgggTAAGGGCAGAAGGAAGCAGAGTGCTAGTGATGCCTCCCCCACGCCCAGCACAGATGCGGAGTACCCCTCCAATGGGAGTGGCGGAGGAGTGGCCGAGCGGGTCTACGACCTCAACATCCTGGCTGTGGTCAAGTTCTCGTACGTGGCGGAGCGCGAGGATGAGCTGACCCTAGCCAAGGGGTCACGGGTCACGGTGATGGAGAAGTGCAGTGACGGTTGGTGGCGGGGCAGCCAGGGAGGCCGTGTGGGCTGGTTCCCCTCCAACTATGTCCTGGAGGACCCCGCAGAGGGTGAAGGGGGTAGAGGTGGAAGGGACTCCCCAGGGAGGGGCAGGGAGGCCACGATAACCAATGGGCAGGCGGGAGGTGGTGGCAGCCGGGGTGGCGAGGGCAGTGGTGCGCTCCAGCTGGTCCAGACTCTGTACCCGTTCAGCTCAGTGACGGAGGAGGAGCTGAACTttgagaaaggagaggtgatggAGGTTGTTGAGAAACCTGAGAACGACCCAGAGTGGTGGCGCTGCCGGAACACCCGCGGTCTGGTGGGCCTGGTGCCCAAAAACTACGTGCTGGTGCTGAATGACACCAACGGGCCTCCCGGGCTCCCCGCCCTTCCGCTGTCGCACCCCGGCTCCCCACAGATCGGCCACATGGCCCCGGCGTGCGAGGGCAAGTTTGCAGGCAGGGACTGGTACTATGGAGGGGTGACCAGACACCAAGCAGAGCTGGTCCTCAacgagagaggacaggagggggattTCCTCATACGTGACAGCGAGTCATCG CCCAGtgatttctctgtgtctctgaagGCACCTGGGAAGAACAAGCACTTCAAGGTGCAGTGTTCAGAGGAGGTCTACTGTATCGGCCAGCGCAAGTTCAGCTCCATAGATGAACTGGTGGAACACTACAAGAAAGCCCCCATCTTCACCAGTGAACAAGGAGACAAGCTCTACCTGGTCAAACCGCTGCCCGAACCCCAGCTATCCTCAACATGCTGA